The DNA segment AAGCCGGAATGACATCCCGGCCGGTTGGTCGCGACGATAGCGCGTCACTCGACGAGTCTCGCGCGGGATGCAGCTGCCGGAGCGGAGATCGACAGGCGAGAGAGGAATCACACCCAACAGCGAGCAGTCGCCATCGAACCACCTAATAAATCATATCCCGATATATAGAACTGGTCGGTGCCGAGATCTGGGCCGACCCACCGCCGTTAGCTTTAATCATCATGGACTATAATTATAAAACGTCAACGGACCACGTGCGATGATGTTCCAGGGACCGACGTTAACCGTGGTCGTGGACGTTCTGACCCGCGCAGTCGTCGCGGGGAGCGGCGTCGTCGGCACCGCGGCACTGTTGTTGTTCGTACCGGTACACGTGCTCCGATTGCTGATCGCGGTAGTGCTCGTTGGCGCTGTCGCACTCGCGTTCGTCCTGCTGCAGTCGGTGTTGATCACGTTGTTCGGGCTCGCTGTGCTCGTCACGCTGGCGTCGCTGCCAGTCTCACGAGGACAGGGCCAGGCCGGTGCTCACTGATATTGACGGCTGGGACGAAGGAGAATTCGACGCTCGTTGATCAAACAGTCAAATATTCGCAAGCGGGAGCTAGGCGGCGGCGTCGTAGCCGGCGTCCTCGACAGCGGCGACCAGTTCAGCAGTATCGGCCGAGCCGTCGATCTCGGCGACGTCGGCCTCGTGATCAGCCGACGCCGAACTGACGCCATCGACGCCTTCGAGCGCCTCGACGACGGCCTGTTCGCAGTGTTCACAGCTCATGCCCTCGACGGTGAGTGTCAGACTCATTGCGTCCGTACGTAGGGGCTGGTATACTTTTTCGGTTTCTCCTTCGATCCGAAAGCGTTAGAGATCCCAGACTTGTGAATCGAAGGGGCTGCCAACGGATACTAGTACCCACCGACCGAACGAACGGTATGCGCGACCTGGACGAGACGGACCTACGGATTCTGTCGTTACTCGCGGAGAACGCCCGTCGACCGTACAGCGAGATCGGCGAGGAAGTCGGCCTGTCCGGGCCGGCCGTCTCCGATCGCGTCACGCGACTGCAGGAGGCGGGGATCATCCGGAACTTCACGATCGACGTGGATCGCTCGGAATTGCGCGCCGGCGTCCCGGTGTTGATCCGAGTGCAGACGGGGGCGATCGACCAACTTCGGGAACGGCTTCGGGAGGCCGACCCGGTCGAACACGTGTTCGTCACCGCCGAGGGTGGAGTTCAGTTTTACGCCCGTGCCGAGGCACGGAACGTCCGAACGTGGGTCGAATCGCTGCTGGATGGTATCGACGCCACCTACAGCGTCACCCTGGTTGAGCAAGCCGAGTGGACGCCGTCGATCGAAGGACTGGAGTTCGCACTCACCTGTGCGGAGTGCGGGAATACGGTCGATACAGAGGGGGAGACGACTCGGATCGACGGGGACGTCTATCACTTCTGTTGTCCGTCCTGTCTGGACCGTTTCGAGAGTCGGTACCGGCAGTTCGAAGAGAGCGCATAGCTGCTTTGGGATCGAAAGTAATCCGGCCTGTGAAGCGTGGTCTCGAAGCAGCAAACTGCCTAAGCGGGGAGGACGTATATTGAGATAGCAATGGGTACGCAAACGACACACCTCGATATCATGGGGATGTCCTGTGCGAACTGCTCGGGGACGGTACAGGACGCCCTGGAGTCACTGGAGGGCGTCGCAGAAGCCAGCGTCAATTACGCGACCGACGAGGGATCGGTGACCTACGATCCCGAAGCGGTCTCGCTGGCCGAGATCTACGATGCGATCGACGAGGCCGGGTACAGCGCGGTCTCGGAGACGGTGACAGTCGGGATCTCTGACATGTCCTGTGCCAACTGCGCACAGGCCAACGCGACCGCCCTGGAGGAGACTCCGGGGGTCATCGAGGCGGACGTCAACTACGCGACCGACGAGGCGCAGGTGACCTACAACCCGGCCGAGTCCAGCAGGGAGGATTTCTACGATGCGATCGAAGAGGCCGGCTACGATCCGGTCCGGGAGCAAGGCGGCGAAGAGGAGGGCGCTCGCGACGCCGCCAGGTCGGCAGAGATCCGGCACCAGCGCAGGCTCACACTGTTCGGGGCGGCGCTCTCCCTGCCGTTCGCGCTGTTCATGCTCGACCGGTTCCTGCTGGGCGGGAGCGTCTTCCCCGAGGCGATTCTGGGCGTCGAGATCGGCTGGGTCGAGTTCCTGCTGGCGACACCCGTGCAGATCGTGCTCGGCCGGCAGTTCTACAGGAATTCCTACAAGGCGATCGTGACCAACGGCCAGGCCAACATGGACGTGCTGATCGCGCTGGGGTCCTCGACGGCGTACCTCTACTCGATCGCGTCGCTGACGGGCCTGATCGCGGGCGGTCTCTACTTCGACACGGCGGCGTTCATCCTGGTGTTCATCACGCTGGGGAACTACCTCGAAGCGCGCTCGAAAGGGCAGGCCAGCGACGCACTGCGGAAGCTGCTGGAGATGGAAGCCGAGACGGCGACGATCATCGCTGGCGACGGGACCGAACGGGAGGTCCCCTTAGAGGAGGTCGAGGTCGGCGACCTGATGAAGGTCCGACCGGGCGAGCGAATCCCGACCGACGGTGTCGTCGTCGACGGCCAGAGCGCGGTCGACGAGTCGATGGTCACCGGCGAGAGCGTCCCCGTCGAGAAGAGCGAGGGCGACGAAGTCGTCGGGTCGACGATCAACGAGAACGGCGCCCTCACCGTCCAGGCGACGAAAGTCGGCGCCGACACGGCGCTCCAGCAGATCGTCCAGACGGTCAAAGAAGCCCAGTCGCGCCAGCCGGAGATCCAGAATCTGGCCGACCGTATCTCGGCGTACTTCGTGCCCGCGGTCATCGCGAACGCCTTGCTGTGGGGGACGGTCTGGTTCCTGTTCCCCGAGGCGCTGGCGGGCTTCGTCGATTCACTGCCGCTGTGGGGGCTAGTCGCCGGCGGGCCGGGTATCGCCGGCGGCGGCGTCTCAGTCTTCGAGTTCGCGGTCGTCGTGTTCGCCTCGGCCGTGCTGATCGCCTGTCCCTGCGCACTGGGGCTGGCGACGCCCGCGGCGACGATGGTCGGCACGGCGATCGGCGCGAGAAACGGCGTCCTGTTCAAGGGCGGTGACGTCCTCGAACGCGCAAAAGACGTCGACACCGTCGTCTTCGACAAGACCGGGACGCTCACCGAAGGCGAGATGGAGCTGACCGACGTGATCGCGCTCGACGCAGTCGACGACGCCGTCGCGGACGGCGGGGCGCTCACGGCCCGCGAGCGGCCTGACGAGGACGAACTGCTCCGACTTGCGGCGATCGCTGAGAGCGCCAGCGAACACCCCCTCGCACAGGCGATCGTCGAGGGCGCACGCGAGCGCGGCATCGACGTGGGCGATCCGGAGGCGTTCGAGAACGTCCCCGGGCAGGGGATCCGGGCGACCGTCGACGGTCGCGAAGTGCTGGTCGGCAACCGGAAGCTGCTTCGCGAGAACGGGATCGATCCCTCGCCGGCCGCCGAGACGATGGAGCGACTCGAGAACGAGGGGAAGACGGCGATGCTAGTCGCCTACGAAGGTGAGCTCGCTGGCGTCGTCGCCGACGCCGACACGGTCAAACCGAGCGCGAAAGCGGCCGTGAGCGCTCTCCGGGAGCGCGACATCGACGTGATGATGATCAC comes from the Halapricum desulfuricans genome and includes:
- a CDS encoding AsnC family transcriptional regulator, producing MRDLDETDLRILSLLAENARRPYSEIGEEVGLSGPAVSDRVTRLQEAGIIRNFTIDVDRSELRAGVPVLIRVQTGAIDQLRERLREADPVEHVFVTAEGGVQFYARAEARNVRTWVESLLDGIDATYSVTLVEQAEWTPSIEGLEFALTCAECGNTVDTEGETTRIDGDVYHFCCPSCLDRFESRYRQFEESA
- a CDS encoding heavy-metal-associated domain-containing protein produces the protein MSLTLTVEGMSCEHCEQAVVEALEGVDGVSSASADHEADVAEIDGSADTAELVAAVEDAGYDAAA
- a CDS encoding heavy metal translocating P-type ATPase: MGTQTTHLDIMGMSCANCSGTVQDALESLEGVAEASVNYATDEGSVTYDPEAVSLAEIYDAIDEAGYSAVSETVTVGISDMSCANCAQANATALEETPGVIEADVNYATDEAQVTYNPAESSREDFYDAIEEAGYDPVREQGGEEEGARDAARSAEIRHQRRLTLFGAALSLPFALFMLDRFLLGGSVFPEAILGVEIGWVEFLLATPVQIVLGRQFYRNSYKAIVTNGQANMDVLIALGSSTAYLYSIASLTGLIAGGLYFDTAAFILVFITLGNYLEARSKGQASDALRKLLEMEAETATIIAGDGTEREVPLEEVEVGDLMKVRPGERIPTDGVVVDGQSAVDESMVTGESVPVEKSEGDEVVGSTINENGALTVQATKVGADTALQQIVQTVKEAQSRQPEIQNLADRISAYFVPAVIANALLWGTVWFLFPEALAGFVDSLPLWGLVAGGPGIAGGGVSVFEFAVVVFASAVLIACPCALGLATPAATMVGTAIGARNGVLFKGGDVLERAKDVDTVVFDKTGTLTEGEMELTDVIALDAVDDAVADGGALTARERPDEDELLRLAAIAESASEHPLAQAIVEGARERGIDVGDPEAFENVPGQGIRATVDGREVLVGNRKLLRENGIDPSPAAETMERLENEGKTAMLVAYEGELAGVVADADTVKPSAKAAVSALRERDIDVMMITGDNERTARAVAEQVGIDPENVRAEVLPEDKSDAVEAIQDEGRQAMMVGDGVNDAPALAVAYVGTALGSGTDVAIEAADVTLMRDDPMDVLKAIRVSDATLQKIKQNLLWALGYNTMMIPLASLGLLQPVLAAAAMAFSSVSVLTNSLLFRAYTPDRDYRLLGRLRR